The following proteins are encoded in a genomic region of Nicotiana sylvestris chromosome 4, ASM39365v2, whole genome shotgun sequence:
- the LOC138890047 gene encoding uncharacterized protein: protein MEQYTPRLKYDKVLWEFPSRGWIKVNTDGACRGNLGRSSIGFCIRDEAGDLIYAEGREISEGTNNESEAVAIVEALKMCKNLNYCRIWLQTDSMLLKNIIEESWKPPWYITEHVEEILILKEQNTIKVTHIFREGNTLADHLANYTLDEGNTECHGFWDLDSKGMRIINEDKMQCPYIRVKVARI from the coding sequence ATGGAGCAATACACACCTCGACTGAAATATGATAAAGTGTTATGGGAATTTCCTTCAAGAGGATGGATCAAAGTGAATACGGATGGAGCATGTAGAGGAAACCTAGGGAGGAGTTCAATTGGTTTCTGCATAAGGGATgaggcaggagatttgatatatgCAGAAGGAAGGGAGATCTCTGAAGGAACCAACAATGAGTCAGAAGCGGTAGCTATTGTGGAGGCATTGAAGATGTGCAAAAATCTTAATTATTGCCGGATATGGCTGCAGACAGATTCTATGTTATTAAAGAACATTATAGAGGAATCATGGAAACCTCCATGGTATATTACTGAACATGTAGAGGAGATCTTAATACTAAAGGAACAAAATACCATCAAGGTCACACACATTTtcagagaagggaatacattagcAGACCATCTTGCCAATTACACCCTCGATGAAGGGAATACTGAATGCCATGGTTTTTGGGATCTGGACTCAAAAGGAATGAGGATTATTAATGAAGATAAGATGCAATGTCCTTACATAAGAGTGAAAGTTGCAAGGATTTAG